The stretch of DNA gccTCATTATATTCAGGCTTATTGGTTATCTCCGTATCTGTCAATGTTGTGTTTATGTCATTGTCCTACTGGCCCTGTCTGTGTCTCTCACTGTTGTGTTTATGTCATTGTCCTACTGGCCCTGTCTGTGTCTCTCACAGTGACTGTCGTCTCACTGGGGAGAATTTGCTTTAAGCAGATGCCTCCTTTTATTATCTGTTCCACAGGGATTAGGGAAGGACTTACATGTCCCCAGGTTAGGTGCTACCTGTGTTAGAGGAGACCCAGAACTTCATGGAGAACCAACATAAAATGATCAGTTATCTTGGCCCTGCAGGAGATATGAAGGTGCCGCCACCATGTGGTCCCTACAGTTGGAAACAGTAGATGCACTTTTAATGCCAAATTAGCGTAGTGTAAGAACTATTCCAATTTATGTGACTAACTGAATCATGGGAAGGGGTATAAAGCATTTTTTCGGCTCTAAAACACTGGAATTGGAACCATTTTTGTAAATTCATTAAATCCCACTATCTTGCACCCTGAACCCTGATATGATGGATCTAGCGGTACTCAGCATGTTAAACAAACAAACACTGGCATTTATGGGATAGAGACAAATTATTCGGAAAGCCAATGGCATCCCATGGAACGGTGACCTTGAAGGTTCCTGATATACAGTCTTGTTCATGGGCATTCATTGCTCCCTATGTGTGTGAAACTTAATGGGGTTGGTGAATCAGACAGACTGGTTATTGTAAGAGGATGCCCGGGGTGTCCTGGACCACCAGGATTAAAGCAAAGGTAAGTAGGCAGTCTTGTATCTTCATTCCTTTGGTACCTTCTCCATGGAGACAGAGAGTTCTAAAGTGCCATTAGGCTCCACACATGGTATAATCCTGTGTCCTTAATAAAAGATGCAGTTTATACCTCTATCATATACAGATGGAGCCAAGTCTCTTTACCATGTTGTTGCGTTCTGTCttttccagttaacacaggggggaaaaatgccaaaattcACCACCAGATGGCGCATGGTCTGTGggggttttctattgtgttttactggcaagtctttgcaccctagcaccatctagaggcaggatttaacactcaaatggtgtctggacatggtgagacaaaatgtgaaaacttgctggctgcatctgtagatgGGATTGTCTCTCCAGAACCATATAAACTAATAAAACTAGTCTTtctttaaacataaaacccaaattctttttttattaaaacatccatacctgttataaatgtatttaaaaatctgagctgtcagtcttatattgcctgccccgcctctatgccttaggcagccAATTACTGTCACTTATGCACTTACTAGATGCTACTACACTCCTCACGCTCTATCATTTTGTAGCCTGGGAATGGACTTGATCATTAGGTATTTAATATTGTTCCCTTAATGCCTGTTTCTTCTCTGTCCAGGTGATTTTCTAGGTCTGAGGTCCCCAACCTTACtcaccacagtcaaatgtaaaaagacttggagagcaacacaaacatcataagagttaatggaggagccaaataagggctgtgattggctattagatagCCTGTAtacaccctatcagcttacagggggctttatttggtagtacatctccttttaattcaaccaaaacttgcccccaagtcaggaaataaaaaatctgatttggggagcaacatccaaaaggctgatgagcaacatgttgcccccgggacactggttggggatcactgggttattGGGTGCCACTACAGGGCACTGACATTGATGGAGTTGGTGCTGTGTGTAAGACCACAAAATGCTACAGAAGACCTTTCTAATGCCCTTTTTGACTGCATCAGAGGTACACAGAAACCAATGTCCCCCTCGAAGAACCCCTCTCTAAACCATGGGCTTAGCTTTCCAACTGGCCCATAACTTAGGtagcactgaatccaggatttggtacCTGGAGTTGGTCAAATTCCTGCACTTTTTGTAAGATTCCAAAGTGATTAAACACTGCATCATTGTATTACAGAGACGTGGTAACGCAGGGATACAATATATGTAAGTGGATAAAGGGTTCAGTGAATGGTGACCTCACTGAGAGGGGGGTGTTTGTTGATTTCATGATAGCAACTGTATAATTCTATATATTCATCTCTGAGAAAGGAACATGTAAGGATCAGATGGATCAGCAGTTAATGAATCTCTGGTAAGTGTGGCTTTTGTAAGGTAGAGCAGTAGGTAAGTAGTAGGAAAGTGACCTTCTTACAGGCAGAAGAGAGAGAGTTCTCttgcagaaaaataaatagatCCAATCCCAGCAGGTAGCAATTGAATGTATATGGGTGTAAGTGTAAGTTATAGTTAATCATTTCTACTTTTTCCCATAAGCAAACAAGTCAGTGACCTTTATGGAAAACATCAGCCGATTCCTAAGAAGACATTCATCTCTGTTCCCTTGGgacattatagatatatatatatagcaaaacagGGTAAGAGCTGAAGTCAGATACCTGTGTGATTGATAAAGAGCCACGGATCTGTGCAGTCTCATAAATGGAAAAACCACCGACCATGGGAATTTCTCTTCCAAGTCTCTTTTGCCTGATTCTTGTTGGGATCACAATATCCTGCCGTGCCCAAGACACGTGTCCTGGTGAGTAGAGATGTGCAGTCAATATTCCTACATGTGATGCAGATTGAGAAGTTGGTCAATAGATATAGATATCAGTACAGGAAAGATGGACGCCATTTTGTAAGTGTTCATGGTTTGATGACTACATCCCACTACAGATGTAAAACTCATTGGAGTTGGAGAATCAGAAAGAATGGCAATTCTAAGAGGGTGTCCGGGGTCTATGGGATCCCCAGGGCAAAAGGGAGAAGCAGGGACACAAGGAACCAAAGGTAAGTACACAACAAAACCTGCAACTATGTATCAACTTACTGTCTCTACTTGTTACCTGTTGTTGGGAACTACTTGGTTCTGTTCCACAGTTCAGTACAAAGATAATGTCATGTATTGTAAGGGGGGCTACATAGTGAATATTGtgaatatagggatattataagcccccgaggagttccttataatatatagtgaataaagtgccccctattgtaacatatagggatattataagcccccgagaagttccttataatatatagtgaataaagtgccccctattgtaacatatagggatattataagcccccgaggggttccttataatatataatgaataaagtaccccctattgtaaaatatagggatattataagcccccgaggggttccttataatatatagtgaataaagtgccccctattgtaacatatagggatattataagcccccgagaagttccttataatatatagtgaataaagtgccccctattgtaacatatagggatattatgagcccccgaggggttccttataatatatagtgaataaagtgccccctattgtaacatatagggatattataagcccccgagaagttccttataatatatagtgaataaagtgccccctattgtaacatatagggatattataagcccccgaggggttccttataatatatagtgaataaagtgccccctattgtaacatatagggatattataagcccccgaggagttccttataatatatagtgaataaagtaccccctattgtaacatatagggatattataagcccccgaggggttccttataatatatagtgaataaagtaccccctattgtaacatatagggatattataagcccccaaggggttccttataatatatagtgaataaagtgccccctattgtaacatatagggatattataagcccccgaggggttccttataatatatagtgaataaagtgccccctattgtaacatatagggatattataagcccccgagaagttccttataatatatagtgaataaagtgccccctattgtaacatatagggatattataagcccccgaggggttccttataatatatagtgaataaagtaccccctattgtaaaatatagggatattataagcccccgaggggttccttataatatatagtgaataaagtaccccctattgtaacatatagggatattataagcccccgaggggttccttataatatatagtgaataaagtgccccctattgtaacatatagggatattataagcccccgagaagttccttataatatatagtgaataaagtgccccctattgtaacatatagggatattatgagcccccgaggggttccttataatatatagtgaataaagtgccacctattgtaacatatagggatattataagcccccgagaagttccttataatatatagtgaataaagtgccccctattgtaacatatagggatattataagcccccgaggagttccttataatatatagtgaataaagtgccccctattgtataatataaggatattataagtccccgaggagttccttataatatatagtgaataaagtaccccctattgtataatataaggatattataagtcccagaggagttccttataatatatagagaataaagtgccccctattgtaacatatagggatattataagcccccgaggagttccatgaccatataaaggcacgaggccGAAGGCTGAAAGTCATAgcactctgaggtgacttctaatatccttatattttacaacagggggtactttatttattataatatacaagtttcagtcagtcatgtgacagaaatgacatcactaagcaccgattataaggatataatttacagtttagtCCCATAAGGAAATGACTAAACTGtatattatagttttattattccCCTAGATATAGTGACTGGTAGTGATAGACAGGTGCCTAATAAATACCCTcagtatatattttcccttttcacaAATGTGTTTTGCCTAATTGGATAAATACACGTTTCTGCACCTTTGGTTAAAtgtttctattgttattgtttttttgttcatttttttttctttatttaaaacagGGAACCCTGGAATCCCTGGAATGTTGGGCCCCCGTGGTGAGAAAGGTAACGCCCACCCTGATCTAAACCCAATGGGCCAATCCTGGGGGGGATCTGGAAACTGCAGTTGGGAGGGATCCTTCATATCTGGGAGAACCAGAGCAGTTTGTATTAGAGGAGAAGTCTAAACTGTCACATAGAAAGCTTTTTTGTACCTAAATATTTGTGCCCGAACCTAAATAAATTCCAAAAAGATTACTTGTGTGTGTTCAACACCCTAGAGATTGTTTCAGTGATATATAAGGTGGTTTTGCCTGTTTGTTATCATtctgctcttttttatttttttgtaacaatAGGAGACATTGGGCCTCCTGGACTCTTGGGGCCACCTGGCGAGAGAGGTAAGTCCAGCAGTGCAGGAACCCATCTATGGGAAAGTAGTGTATAAGAAGTTTGAAAACTTAGATCCTTCAAAAATATACCTGTGGGACAAACCAATGATTTAATAAGAGCAGAAATAGGCTCCCCTTGCATTTGGCTTGATCCAACTAGAAGGTTGGCCGGAGTATCTCTCTTGCTTTGTACAGCATCTAAGGAGCACGACTGGTCTAGTAACTGTAGAACCCAACTACTAGGTTAAGCTGAAGAGCATCTCCCTCCCTGTTGTACTTGGATGGATCTAGTCCAATggtccccaaactgtggggctgacaCACAGCAATGACCAGAAGGATGGGGGGGTGGGAAGGAACCAACTTCAAGTCCAGTTAGGGGTGACATTTGGGGAGAATGTTCTTCCTAAATATTATTGGATTCCAAGCTTGGAAGAAGTGCCCTTGATATTTTTGTGACTATAGCTGACAATGGCTGACAGAGCAATGGTTTTATACTGGTTTAGCTTTGCCTTGTTATTAgttatatttactgtaaataaacaGCAGTAGATAATTTAATCAGTAGTTGTAATATATCCCTTATGTATCTGTAGCTTCCAAGAACTGTATGGAGCTGCTCAATAATGGAGCCACTCTCACCGGCTGGTAcatataaagtaccccctattgtaaaatataaggatattataagtccccgaggagttccatggccatataaaggcacgaggccCAAGGAGAAAGGCCAtggaggtgacttataatatcctcatgttgtacaacagggggtactttatttatcaTAATATAGAAGTTTCagtcagtcatgtgacagaaatgacatcactaagctccgattataactgatgacatcactaagctccatttataaggatatcatttacagtttggtcccataaggAAATGACTAAACTGTATCATAGTTTTATTATACCCCTAGATATAGTGACTGGTAGTGGTAGACAGGTGCCTAATAAATACTCTCAGTATTTTCACATTGTGTTTTGCTTAATTGGATCAATTCATGTTTCTACACCTTTCGTTAAATGTTTGTATTGaaattgtgtttttgttcatttttttattaaaaaacaggAGACCCTGGAATCCCTGGAATGTTGGGCCCCCGTGGTGAGAAAGGTAACGCCCACCCTGATCTAAACACAATGGGCCAATCCTGGGGGATCTGGAAACTGCAGTTGGGAGGGATCCTTCATATCTGGGAGAACCCAGAGGAGAAGTCTAAACTGTCATGTAGAAAGCTTTTTTGTACCTAAATATTTGTGCCCGAACCTAAATAAATTCCAGAAAGATTATGTGTGTGTTCAACACCCTAGAGATTGTTTCAGTAATATATAAGGTGGATTTGCCTGTTTGTTTGTTATCATTCTGctcttttttattgtttgtaaataaCAATAGGAGACATGGGGCCTCCTGGACCCTCAGGGCCACCTGGCGAGAGAGGTAAGTCCAGCAGTGCAGGAACCCATCTATGGGAAAGGGGTGTATAAGATGTTTGAAAACTTAGATCCTTCAAAAATATACCGGGGGGAAAACTAATAATCTAATAAGAGCAGAAATAGGCTCCCCTTGCATTTGGCTTGATCCAACTAGGAGGTTGGCCAGAGTATCTCTCTGGCTTTGTACAGCATCTAAGGAGCATGGCTGGTCTAGTAACTGTAGAACCCAACTACTAGGTTAAGCTGAAGAGCATCTCCCTCCCTGTTGTACTTGGATGGATCTAGTCCAATggtccccaaactgtggggctgacaCACAGCAATGACCAGAAGGATGGGGGGTGGGAAGGAACCAACTTAAAGTCCAGTTAGGGGTGACATTTGGGGAGAATGTCCTTCCTAAATATTATCGGAAACCAAGCTTGGAAGAAAGTGCCCTTGATATCTTTTATACTATAGATCACAATGGCTGACAGAGCAATGGTTTTATACTGGTTTAGCTTTGCCTTGTTATTAGTTATATTTACTGGAAATAAACAGCAGTAGATAATTTAATCAGTAGTTGGAATATATCCCTTATGTATCTGTAGCTTCCAACTGTATGGAGCTGCTCAATAATGGAGCCACTCTCACCGGCTGGTATACCTGTCCAGTGCCTTTATatggaatacatatatatttatttcttaagAAATAGCAGTAAGTGAATTAACTAATAGTCGTAATATATCCCTTATGTATCTGTAGCTGCTAAGAACTGTATGGAGCTGCTCAATTATGGAGTCTTATTCACCGGCTGGTACACAATCTATCTGGATGGTAATAAGCCTATAAAGGTTCTCTGTGACATGGATACAGATGGAGGGGGATGGATAGTAAGTACGGAGACATCCAGATACAATAACAGTCATTGGAATGTATGAATACATGCAAAAACATTGCTCCTCGGGTCAGGGTAGTATTTGTAGGTACAGAACGTAGGCCTACTTACCCAGTACCCTGCACAATACGTTGACATATTAAACCCAACAGGTGTTTCAGAGACGAGTGGACGGTTCTGTGGATTTTTACAGAGACTGGAAATCCTACAAACAAGGTTTTGGCAGCCAACTGAGCGAATTCTGGTTGGGAAATGAGAACATTCACCGCCTTACGTCCTCAGGTACCCACACATGCCGGCAGTCTTGCCCATATCCCTTCCCTCACTAGTTACTTAATAGAGTAAGAGGAAAGGAACTATCAAGCTACATAAGGATTCATAAGGATTTACAGGGAGAGGTTAATATAGAGAATCAGTGAGTGTTGGGATACTGGCAAAGCTGGTTTTTGGGGGTAGGTTCAAGCACAACTTGTACCAACAGGCAGTCAGCCAATGAAAGCATAATTGTAGGCCTTGAGTAGGGTTATGCAGCCCAGTAACTTACTGACTCTCTCCTGCCCCACAGGGAATTTCCAACTGCGCTTCGACCTGGAGGATTTCGACAACAATCGAACCTACGCCACCTACAGCCAATTCCGACTGGAGCCTGAGTCTCAGAATTACACCCTACGTTTTAGAGAATTCactgggggccctgcaggtaaGAGGTCACATCTCTGCATGAGGAGAGTGGGAGACAACCACTCTCACTTATTATATTGTTCGTAAATCATAAATTGAAAATGTCTGTGGATTCACCTTTCGGAATTATATCAGCTGTAGGACCTTATTAGAAGTCCAATGATCAGAGAGATTAGATGTCTAAAGGGGAAAATGGAATGTGACCATGCCAACTGACCATTGGTTATTGGTTTAGGAGAGCGTCCATGTTTAATGTGATTCCAGAGCATACGAGTGAAACACTTTTAGTGAGTGCTCACTCCCTCGGAAGTTGTGCCAGATTACCCCATTGCCCAGGTTACTGTGGGGCAAGCAAGCAAGTGTCTTAAATAAAGTTCCGCCCACAGACGTAACCTGGAAGATATGGAACATtctgttacagtctgtatacttAGGAGCCCAgtaactgcccggaataaccccttaggcaagcaggagagccctgccgaccccggtgttcaccgacgcccttttggggccccggactttctgcggcgggagaggcagggatcctacttacggccaaggttattcaaacaCGGTACCAAGGGTTGAGAcgaaatcggagtcgtggtcaggcaagggtcggtggcaggcggcaaggatcaaAGTcgaaagtcaggcaaaggtcggtggcaggcagcaaggagcgtagtcaaaagtcaggcagggagtcaaaaaACCAGATAATCAGACAAAGActgcttagcaaggcaccaggaatacaggaccagcttgggcaatgaaaacaagcaaggaaccgctttttaagtttgaatttggcgccaagatgacgtcagcgcgtccactgacgtcatcgcgcagcgccgAGAGGACCTAaagttactgcgcatgcgcgcgcgcgcccattgccattgcgcgtcgggacgcgccgaagagaggtgcgcgcaggagtGCGCTGTACCGGAGGAGGCCGGGGACCGGCGCGCTTGAAGGTAGGAATGCGCGCCggtctcccggtgctccttacacATTCCTTAACAATTGTCCTAATTTTAAAGCACAATAAATCAAAGTCCATTTCATGTGTCTTTTTTGTAACGGCTGCTGGATTTTATTGTTTTTCCTCCTGTTTCTGTATTTTGAGATCATATGGGCAGAACCACAAGTACTCATTCACCAATGAGAAATGCACCTTAAGAAAGGGGGTCATCTGCTATCATGGCACAGTGTCAAATATTCAGTGTCAAATAATGTTCACGTATAATGGTTACTTTTGGAACCAATGAGAGATAGCTAGAGTATGTGACTGGGGCTACCCCAGAGCCCCAGGAATAGCCATGTAGAAGAGCACAGGCTGGTACTGATAAAGTCAGTGCTTTTCAGAGGAATAAGATGCCCTAGGAAAGTCTCCGATGCCCCTTTTGCGTAGGTATCAACATCACCCAAGCAAATTAATCTTAATTGCTGCTATTGCGTGACCCATGGTAAATTCAGTGCTAGCACTAGTTATACATATTGTCTGGTTAATAAATTAGCTCATCCCAGTGAGTATAATTGCTAACCTGAAATCCTGGGTTGGTGTTAACAACTGCCCTGGCCCATGGAGCTTATGTATAGGGACTGCTTTGCCATCTTCTTCCATCTTCCAGTGATCTCTTGTGGCGGATGTGAGCTCTACTACTCATGAGCACCCACCCATGGCTGTAGAGAGGAAGATGAGGCCAGGGCTCTCCTACATTAGTAGTAATGATGTACAGGTCGGCCAAAAAGCCAACCAGAATCAGCCCTAACCCACCCTTTCCCAACCTGACCTGGTGAGGCACTATTATTTATATACTCTACCCAACCCACCCACCTCTGATGTCAGAAACAGGGTTCGGAGCAGTTGTGAGTATACGAATAAGATGACTGCAGGCAACTTCCAGAGGATTTGGGGGCACCATAACATCCCAGGCAGGGTGGGCCATAGCCAGAGTTCAGCCGACCACTCACCTGATCTGCCCCTAGTTCCGGTCCCGTCTATGACTTTGGGATGTTTCAGGCTGTTCCATCAATATGTATTATATGTCTTCTCAGGAGACTCCTTGTTTACTCACAAGGACAGAGCATTTAGCACAAAGGATGCGGATAATGATCCAGCCAGTAAAACTAACTGTGCAGAACGGTACAAAGGGGCCTGGTGGTACGAGAGTTGTTACCATTCCTGTCTGAATGGGGAATATATGCGAGGACAACACGATAAAGCAGATGGAGGAGTCCACTGGGCCAAATTCAGAGGGGTTAATTACTCCCTGAAAGTGTCTGAAATGAAGCTCCGCCCAGAAAAGTAACAGGAAATCACTTGATTATTATCTGTTAATTTTATAAATTGATTCCAAGGGCGCCATTATTCTGTACTGTGCTATTCACTGAcaaatgtttgaatttttttttaaataaaaaaaacatgcattttatgTTCATGTTTTTGAGAGTTTTCCTATGAATTAAATATTTGCAGCTCAGGgagataaacttcagtcacactttactgctgcactgcgttggcatgatatccccccccccctcacccccagcagaacaatgggaagggagcaagatagcagctcccagtaggtatcagaatagcactcaatagtaagaaatccaagtccggcttgggactcctccagttacatgggagtaggagaaacaataggttagctgaaagcagttctaatgtgtagcgctggctgaaagctcagactcaggcacactttactgctgcgctgcaagttggagtgatatcccccccccccacccccagcagccgatcagcagaacaatgggaagggagcaagatagcagctcccagtaggtatcagaatagcactcaatagtaagaaatccaagtccggcttgggactcctccagttacatgggagtaggagaaacaataggttagctgaaagcagttctaatgtgtagcgctggctgaaagctcagactcaggcacactttactgctgcgctgcaagttggagtgatatccccccccctcacccccagcagccgatcagcagaacaatgggaagggagcaagatagcagctcccagtaggtatcagaatagcactcaatagtaagaaatccaagtccggctttggactcctccagttacatgggagtaggagaaacaataggttagctgaaagcagttctaatgtgtagcgctggctgaaagctcagactcaggcacactttactactgcgctgcaagttggagtgatatccccccccctcacccccagcagccgatcagcagaacaatgggaagggagcaagatagcagctcccagtaggtatcagaatagcactcaatagtaagaaatccaagtccggcttgggactcctccagttacatgggagtaggagaaacaataggttagctgaaagcagttctaatgtgtagcgctggctgaaagctcagactcaggcacactttactgctgcgctgcaagttggagtgatatccccccccctcacccccagcagccgatcagcagaacaatgggaagggagcaagatagcagctcccagtaggtatcagaatagcactcaatagtaagaaatccaagtccggctttggactcctccagttacatgggagtaggagaaacaataggttagctgaaagcagttctaatgtgtagcgctggctgaaagctcagactcaggcacactttactactgcgctgcaagttggagtgatatccccccccctcacccccagcagccgatcagcagaacaatgggaagggagcaaggtagcagctcccagtaggtatcagaatagcactcaatagtaagaaatccaagtccggcttgggactcctccagttacatgggagtaggagaaacaataggttagctgaaagcagttctaatgtgtagcactggctgaaagctcagactcaggcacaaggcactgagatggcgcctacgcaccaatattacagctacaaatacatttgttggttcaagaataaaatgttaaatggcagagggaattatttgttgtgtaacaatgttatttagaaataaaatgtaccccataaatatcatggcagtgtctcTTTAAGCAAATTGAGGTCCCTGCTTCTGTAGGAGCAGCAAAAAGCCATCTTCAAAAAATGTTGCCTGCCACCTATGGAGCCAATTGAACTTTGA from Xenopus tropicalis strain Nigerian chromosome 8, UCB_Xtro_10.0, whole genome shotgun sequence encodes:
- the LOC448277 gene encoding collagen, type XI, alpha 2 precursor (The RefSeq protein has 1 substitution compared to this genomic sequence) — translated: MGISLPSLFCLILVGITISCRAQDTCPDVKLIGVGESERMAILRGCPGSTGSPGQKGEAGTQGTKGNPGIPGMLGPRGEKGDIGPPGLLGPPGERGDPGIPGMLGPRGEKGDMGPPGPSGPPGERAAKNCMELLNYGVLFTGWYTIYLDGNKPIKVLCDMDTDGGGWIVFQRRVDGSVDFYRDWKSYKQGFGSQLSEFWLGNENIHRLTSSGNFQLRFDLEDFDNNRTYATYSQFRLEPESQNYTLRFREFTGGPAGDSLFTHKDRAFSTKDADNDPASKTNCAERYKGAWWYESCYHSCLNGEYMRGQHDKADGGVHWAKFRGVNYSLKVSEMKLRPEK